A segment of the Chlamydiales bacterium genome:
GGTCTAGTCGTTCGATGTTCCCTATAAACGGAGGAGCACTTTCTGCAGCAGCGATTCGTGAGTAAGTATTCATACAAGCCTAAATTCTTCCCAATAGGCTATATCAAACGGATCTCAATTATCAAGAAAAAACCAGGTTCTGACATATTTTATATAAAAGTTAATTTTAATATATCATTAAAAAAATTCAATTTAATATAAAAATACAAATAATAAGCAAATATGCACATCACCAGTTTAATACCATAATACAAACAGCCTTGGACTGTTTGTTAACAAAAAATTTAACAAAAAAGCACAAGACTTTCGTTGGAAATTACGTCAACCTCAGTATGCTTGTTGCAGGGATTGCAGTGGTAACTTTTTGCTTAGCTTATCTTTGTGTCTTGCCATTCACAGCTTGAAGCGAGAGGAACTTAAGAAACAGGTATGTTTTACGACACCATTAGGTTTTTTCACATTTGGCATTTTTACTTGGGCTGTCTTGCACGCGGCATTTTTAGAAAGATACTCAACATTTATACGCTTTCGCAGAAAGCGTATAAATTGAAAGAAAGCACGCTAGCCAACTTTACTTGTTATTGCTTGCCTGGGCAGTCTGGATTTTTGCATCTGATGAAATATGACTTATTGCACCATGGGCAGCGATTCAGGATCTCGACTTTTTCAGGGATATAGCAACCTTCTGCGTCGGAGTTAAGAGTTGGTAGCAAGACGAAGTCACGGTTGTTTAAATTTAGAAGAACTCCTGCACGTGTTGCTAAAATTCTGTCGGGATTCAGATAAATTTTCCCATCCTCAATACGCTGTATGCAATCGTTTTCATTTGCAGCAATCTCCATTATTACTTCATCATTCAATACGGGAGTTGAAATATCTGCGAAGCAGATGTTAACCACCAAGATCGCCATTAGAGACAGGATTCGTTTAAACATGAAAAACCTCCGTTACATTGTGAAAAAAATTGGAAAAGATCATTTAAAGCCGATATGGATTTTCTTGACAATCCTTTTGATTTTTTCTGCTTGCTCGACTTCTCAGACACCTACTAATGCGGAGTTAGCCCCGGAAGAACGAGTCTGGATGGAAAAGTTTTTCAAAGATGTGATGTTAGACAATACGGCGGTATACACCTTGTGGGGATCGAAACCCATGACGGATTTCGATATCCACTATCATTCTGAGGTAGAAGTTCGTGCATTCTTCGATGGGCTTTCAGAAGAGGAGAAAAAGAATACGGTAGTCGTCAAGGATTACGATCTGCCTGAAAATTGGGAAAAATGGGAGCAGATTCGCTCGAAATACCGCATAAGGAATTACCTCTTTTTTAAGACTGTTGACCTAGAAGACCCTAAGTTTGCCCGTATTTCTTTTGTAAACATTAAAGAGATGGCATTTCTCTTAGTAAACCACTACACCACCTTCAAGCGAGAAACTGGTATGGATTTTGATCCTCTTAAAGTAGTGTTTGAAATAGAGAGAGGTTCGGAATTTTGGAACAAGGCGTTAAACAACTCGGTGCTTGTCGGATTATTATATGGCTTTGGACTTGAGAACTCCTGCAGCTTTAAATGGAAGCATGGCAAACATCCTGCAATTTATGACGATTTTTGCAACTCGCTTAAATTTAGATTTAGCGATCACAACATGCACAATGCTAGCATCGCGCATTTTTCACTGCCTATTTTCGCATCTTTTTCTGAAGGAAAGGACGAAGTAATAGAGAAGTATAAAAACGAGCGTGAAATGATTAGACAATCCTACAGGGGAAAAGATTTTCTAAATCTTACCCTTGAAAAGCTCCAACAATGACAGAAGCATAGAATGATTATTTACTTCTGTTTTTTTCGCTTTGATACGAAGAGCCCTTCTTAATTTTTATCGCTTCTAAGCGCTCTTTCCACTGATCTAGTTCTTCCTTTTCCAAGGGTACAGGAAGCGTTTGTGCATAACTTATCGAATAGTAACCAAGATCTGAAATGAGGGATCTAACTATTCCAGAAGACTGAGGGGTATTATTCGGTGTGACATAGCTGAAAATCAGCTCACTGGGAGTGTTTTTCAGAGTAGTAAACACAACTTTTCCTGGCAGAATCTTTTTAATATGAGTTTTTTCAATTTTATCAATGCGATGTTTAGGCCAACTTGGATGAATACCTTTCACAACAATGATTCGAATACTTTCTGTTGAATCCGCGCTTTTTCTCGACGGAGGACAGGCAATAATCATTTGAGTTGCACTGTCTAAAACTTGAATATCCACAGTTCTCCAATCTTTAAAGTCGGGACCAAACTCAAAGACATCTTTCAAGGTATCTGCCATGAGAGGAGACTCTTCGAATTTCAATGAGTCCTTTTGGTTTGCACCAGAAGCGTAAGCTCCTACGCATAGCAGCACACAAATAGTCAGTAAGGAAAAGTTAAGAATTTTCATGTAACGATCTCTCATTTATTTTAAATCGATCGCGAGAGAGATACGAAATAAAACATTTAAGAGGAATATTAAATAATCATTATTAATTAAATTATATTTTTAATTAACAAGAAAATACCTAGCAACCGTTGCTTACAAAACGAATAAAAGCATCGTTGCGCGGGTACGGAGGAGTTAGGGATCGGGGGCGTAGCGGAGGGTGGGGAGGTGGGTGTTGATGGCTTGGAGTTCGGCGCGGGCGCGGGCGGCGGAGGTGGGGTCGTTGAGGTTGAGGTAGCAGAGTTGTTCGCCGAGGACGATGGTGCCGCGACGGATGTAGTTGCTGTAGGTGTAGACGGAAGGATCGTTGAGGGCTTTGGCGGTGAGGTAGTCTTGTAGGGAGTTCTGGTAGTCTTTGTATACAAGAAAGATGACTGCGCGGTAGGCGTAGGCCTCGCAGAGTTTTCTGGTATCGCTGGGGTCGATTTTGGAGATCTTCTCTGTTTGTGTGGCGATCGACTCTGCGAGTGTTGGCACCTCTACTTCTGCTTTGAGGCTGAGTGGTGCGAGGAGGCAGGTGAGGAGAAGTAGGAGTGATCTCATTGGGGACTCAAGGGTTTATTTGTTGGGGATAGTTTGCCTAGGGGTAACGCGGAAGTGTGATTTGGAGGAGGGAGTCGAGGTGGGCGTCGATGATTTGGAGCTCTTTGCTGGCGCGGGCGGCCTCTTTTTTGGCGTTGAGGTTGAGGTAGCAGATGCGTTCGCCGAGGACGATTGTATAGAGCCTGAAGTAGTTATCGAAGGTGTTAATGGTGGGGTTGTGGAGGGCTTTGGCGGTGAGGTAGTCCTCTAGGCTGTTCTGATAGTCTTTGTAGGCGAGAAAGATGATGGCGCGGTAGGCGTAGGCCTCGCAGAGTTTTCTGGTATCGCTGGGGTCGATTTTGGAGATCTTCTCTGTTTGTGTGGCGATCGACTCTGCGAGTGTTGGCACCTCTACTTCTGCTGTGAGGCTGAGTGGTGCGAGGAGGCAGGTGAAGAGAAGTAGGAGCGATCTCATTGGGGAGTTTTGGGTTGATTTAGTGGGGATAGCTTAATCTGGGCTGCAGTTCAAAGTCAAATAACTGGTTTAAAAAAAGTAGTTCTCGGTATGGTTTTTGCGACTTAACTGAGAGGGTCTATGCTTACACGCATTCTATTTCTGATCTGCTGTCCGATGGCGCTTCTGATGGGGGCGGGCGATTTTTCTGTTGAGCCGGCGGGTGGTTGGGTGAAGGAGACGGAGTGCAATCTGGGGCCAGCTGCTGTGAAGGCCTCTCAGGAGAATTTGCAATACTTTCTGATCGATGAGCAGAGGAACTTTGAAGAGAAGTCGACCTACTTTCGCTACGTGGTGAAGGCTGTAAGCCAGGCGGGCATTTCTGAGATCTCGCAGATAAAGATCGGTTTTGAGCCGTCATATCAGAGGGTTGCGCTGCATGAGATCCGGGTTCTTCGAAATGGGAGCTGGTCGGATCGTCTGCACACTTCTAGGCATCAGCTAATTCAGAAGGAGGAGGAGCTTGATCAGGGGATCTACAGCGGCTCGATGACGCTGGTCTACTTCTTGGACGACATCCGCGTGGATGATGTGATCGAGTACTCCTACTCGGTCATTGGGGAGAATCCGCTTTTAAACTCTCACTACACGGAGATGCTCTATCTTCAGCATGGCACGGTGGTGGAGAAGCTCTCCTACCGATTTGTAAGCCATCGAGATCACGCCTTTCAGGCTCATGCGATGCATACGAAGATCGCGCCTAAGATCCGCGATCTCTCCCCTTCTCAGCGCGAGTGGGTTTGGGAGGTGTCGCAGGCGGCTGCCTATGCGAAAGAAGCGGACCAGCCCGACTGGCACTCTGCGCGGGGTTTTGTTCAGATGAGCGACTACGGCTCTTGGGAGGAGGTAGCAGCGGAGGAGGCTCCTCTGTATGACCTACCGGAAGAACTTAGCGCCTATCCGGATGCGATGCTGCAGAAGGCGGGCGAGTGGATGGAGCGGACAAAAGACCCTCTTGAGCGTGCGCTGCTGGCGGTGAGATTTGTTCAGGACGAGGTGCGCTATCTTGGTTTTGAAGAGGGAGTCCACGGCCGGAAGCCGCACGATCCACGCGAGGTGTTTAAGAAGCGCTTTGGAGACTGCAAAGATAAGACGCTGCTTCTTCGAGCGCTGCTGAACATCATGGATATTCGCTCTACGCCAACGCTTGTGCACTCAAATAAGGGCAAGCGGCTTGAAAAGATGATTCCAAGTCCGGATCTTTTTAACCATGTGGTTCTGCGGATTGAGATCGACGGATCAAACTACTGGGTGGATTCTACGATTAATCTGCAGGGTGGCTCTCTGGAGAATAACTACTTTCCCGACTATAGCTACGGCCTTCTGCTGTGCAGGATGGCTCCTGGTCTGATCGAACTCCCCTCTTATCACGCCAAGAGGCCAACCGAGCTTCATACGACAATTTCTGTGGAGTCTACCGATGAAGTGACGATGAAAACGGTTGTGACTTTCTACGACGATGAGGCAGACTATGTGAGGCGCTATGTGGGCAGTGTAGGTCTTGAAGAGATCTCTCAAGATCATCTGAACGATGCTCAAGCCAAGTATGGAGATGCAGAACTTGTCTACCCCACCACCTCTGTGGATGATCGAGAGAAGAACATCTACAAGATCACACAGACCTTCTCGGTGCCAACGCAGGATTTTACGCAGGGTAAAATTTTTGAGCTCTACTCGAGCACAGTAGAAGATTTTCATGATGATCAGGTGAATCCCTCAAGAAGATCTCCCTACAGCTTGGCCTATCCGCTCTGGGTAAAAGAGCACATTCATGTGGACAACTCGTTCATGAAGTGGATTCCTAGATCTTCAAGCAAGATCTTCCAGAACGAGTCGATCTCGTTTCTCTACTCTCATAAAATTGAAAACCATACCGCTGATTTCCACTACGAACTCAAACACACGAAGGATCACATCCCCAAATCCGCGTTAAAGGAGTATTGGAATATCTCGAAAAACATCGAGAAGCTCACATCTTATGAACTTCCGATCATCCAGTGGGAGATCAAATCGGCTAATGAGAAGTAGTTAATATGCGTTACTATAAAGTACTGTTTCACTCTCTCCTGCTCTTAACGCTTCCCTCAATCGCTCTCTATCCTCAATCTAATGTCGCTTCGGCATCCGTTCCTATGCATGAGGTGTCGACAGAAGCTGCGTTGAACAACCAGTTTCTGTCATATGACGCTGCCCTAAGGCTGCTTGAGGCCATCGAAGCTGGGGAAGTAGAAAAAGAATCCGATGAACAAGAGTTAGAGAGAATTAATTACTTTCTTGTAAATCTAGCAAAACAGGGCCATATCCCCAGCGAACCAGAAAAGAAAATTATTCTAGAACAGGATATTCAAGAGCTTCTGCACGGAGAAGATGATTCTTACGAATACTCATTCTTCATTGATCGAGGTGGCGATTACGTAATCGCCCCAGCAATTTTGTCTGGTCATGGAGAGATCATTCTATGCAAAAGCTGGATGAAAAAGCAGTGGGCTAGAACCAAAAAATTCCTTAAAAAACACAAAAAAGCAATCATCATTGGCGCTGCAGTCGTTGTTGCTGCAACTGTTGTGGTTTGTGCAGTTGCTGCTGCCTCAGCAGCCGGCGCGGCGGCAGCTGGTGCAGCTGCCGGATCTGGTTCAGATAAAAAGAGAAAGGACGAGTCAGAGGAAAAAGAGCCCGATACTAGTGCACCAACTCCCAGGGATCCTTCTTCACCGTCTCTCTCTATCAACGAAGCGTCTATTTTGAAGGCTACTCTTGATGAACATATCTCTTCCTTCAAAGAGACTATCCCTTCTACAACACAATCAGATTCTACATTCAGCGAAAATGTAAGAGATCTTGGAGCGTTTTTTGCCCATGAAGCTCTAGAAGGCGTTTCCGAACTAGCTTCGGTTGTTCCTCAGCTTTTAGAGGAGATAAAAGAAATAGGTCAGAAAATTTTGCCTGAAAGCCTTCTTCAATCTCATCTTGAACCTGAGATTCAACCACAAGAAAACTATGAGAGATCGATTACAACCGGACATGAAAAAATCGATCAAGTTTTTTCGACCGATCAAGCAGGTCAGTACACTCCTGAAGCAAAAGAGTCTCGAAAAGACTTTGACATAGGAGTAATTCCCCCAAATGTTGGGTTTTCTGGGAAAAAAGGTTGGGAATTAAAAAACCCAAAATTTCAGCCCTCAAAAAATACCGTTACCACTATCAATGGGCGTACATATAGAGGGCATGCGCTAGATCAAATGCAGAATAGAGGCATTCCTCCATCAGCTGTTGAACACACCATTGAAAAGGGTGAAATTTTGAACAAAAAAAATCTTGGCACTACAGAATATTATGATCCTGTAAATAAGATAAAAGTAGTTTTGAATGATCAACAAGAAGTTGTGACAGCGATAACCATAGATGGATAATTCAAATGGATAAAACAGCCATCGGTAAAATCAACATACTATTGTTAGAAAAATGGGATCCTATCGGTATAAGCAATACCCCTGGCGCAGAAGATGAGTATCACCAATATGCAAATGATGTTTATGAGATTATAAAACACTCTGAAACCTACATCCCATTGTTTGATTATCTGTGGAAAATTGAGACTGAACATATGGGTTTACGAGGCAACAAACAGAAGACAGAAGCTTTCGCGCGGTTGCTATATGATGAAATCAAAAATTAGCATTTTGTGCTTTTTCTTCATCTGATCTAGAAAAGCCCAAGAAAAATCCTTTGAAAACTGATATTCACGCTCCTGGATTGGAGGGATCGCCAGCCTTCCACATAGAGAACATCTTGTGGCAG
Coding sequences within it:
- a CDS encoding DUF3857 and transglutaminase domain-containing protein, whose translation is MLTRILFLICCPMALLMGAGDFSVEPAGGWVKETECNLGPAAVKASQENLQYFLIDEQRNFEEKSTYFRYVVKAVSQAGISEISQIKIGFEPSYQRVALHEIRVLRNGSWSDRLHTSRHQLIQKEEELDQGIYSGSMTLVYFLDDIRVDDVIEYSYSVIGENPLLNSHYTEMLYLQHGTVVEKLSYRFVSHRDHAFQAHAMHTKIAPKIRDLSPSQREWVWEVSQAAAYAKEADQPDWHSARGFVQMSDYGSWEEVAAEEAPLYDLPEELSAYPDAMLQKAGEWMERTKDPLERALLAVRFVQDEVRYLGFEEGVHGRKPHDPREVFKKRFGDCKDKTLLLRALLNIMDIRSTPTLVHSNKGKRLEKMIPSPDLFNHVVLRIEIDGSNYWVDSTINLQGGSLENNYFPDYSYGLLLCRMAPGLIELPSYHAKRPTELHTTISVESTDEVTMKTVVTFYDDEADYVRRYVGSVGLEEISQDHLNDAQAKYGDAELVYPTTSVDDREKNIYKITQTFSVPTQDFTQGKIFELYSSTVEDFHDDQVNPSRRSPYSLAYPLWVKEHIHVDNSFMKWIPRSSSKIFQNESISFLYSHKIENHTADFHYELKHTKDHIPKSALKEYWNISKNIEKLTSYELPIIQWEIKSANEK
- a CDS encoding DUF4258 domain-containing protein, which produces MRYYKVLFHSLLLLTLPSIALYPQSNVASASVPMHEVSTEAALNNQFLSYDAALRLLEAIEAGEVEKESDEQELERINYFLVNLAKQGHIPSEPEKKIILEQDIQELLHGEDDSYEYSFFIDRGGDYVIAPAILSGHGEIILCKSWMKKQWARTKKFLKKHKKAIIIGAAVVVAATVVVCAVAAASAAGAAAAGAAAGSGSDKKRKDESEEKEPDTSAPTPRDPSSPSLSINEASILKATLDEHISSFKETIPSTTQSDSTFSENVRDLGAFFAHEALEGVSELASVVPQLLEEIKEIGQKILPESLLQSHLEPEIQPQENYERSITTGHEKIDQVFSTDQAGQYTPEAKESRKDFDIGVIPPNVGFSGKKGWELKNPKFQPSKNTVTTINGRTYRGHALDQMQNRGIPPSAVEHTIEKGEILNKKNLGTTEYYDPVNKIKVVLNDQQEVVTAITIDG